In Oceanivirga salmonicida, one DNA window encodes the following:
- a CDS encoding zinc-binding dehydrogenase — protein sequence MKALYLIENSKIKCLEVEKPKVEKKGDILMKIVYTGTCGSDYVRFFENQAKKYPIILTHEFCGIVEDNNNSNKFSKGDYVAAIPLIPDFEDEESKKGNYSLCKNYGFIGSRQDGGLQEYIVLNEKNLIKLPKDLELKKAGFLEPITVVLHGLKIAKLKEIDIKKIAIIGMGTIGILALQILKYYGYDVSCFDIDEEKLRLSKKFGANRLVNNKNIEELKLNYNEYDLVIETSGATQSFYISNSLAAKKGEILYIGTPHENLLFDFKKYELINRKELTIKGSWMNYSKPWPGNEWTEALELLRKGAIIVEDLIGKYVTLDTFETILEDYKNRKISGKIVVKVSEI from the coding sequence ATGAAAGCATTATATTTAATAGAAAATTCTAAAATAAAATGTTTAGAAGTTGAAAAACCAAAAGTAGAAAAAAAAGGTGATATACTAATGAAAATAGTTTATACCGGAACTTGTGGTTCGGATTATGTTAGATTTTTTGAAAATCAAGCAAAAAAATATCCAATAATATTGACACATGAATTTTGTGGAATAGTTGAAGATAATAATAATTCAAATAAATTTTCTAAAGGAGATTATGTAGCAGCAATTCCTTTAATACCAGATTTTGAAGATGAAGAAAGTAAAAAGGGAAATTATTCTTTATGTAAAAATTATGGGTTTATAGGTTCAAGACAAGATGGAGGACTACAAGAATATATAGTTTTAAATGAAAAAAATTTAATTAAATTACCAAAAGATTTAGAATTAAAAAAGGCAGGTTTTTTAGAACCTATAACAGTGGTATTACATGGACTTAAAATAGCTAAATTAAAAGAAATTGATATAAAAAAAATAGCAATAATTGGAATGGGGACGATTGGTATATTAGCGTTACAAATTTTGAAATATTATGGTTATGATGTTTCTTGTTTTGATATAGATGAAGAAAAATTAAGATTATCTAAAAAATTTGGAGCCAATAGATTAGTAAATAATAAGAACATAGAAGAATTAAAATTAAATTATAATGAGTATGACTTAGTAATAGAAACAAGTGGAGCAACTCAAAGTTTTTATATAAGTAACTCATTAGCAGCTAAAAAAGGTGAGATTTTGTATATAGGAACACCACATGAAAATTTATTATTTGATTTTAAAAAATATGAATTAATAAATAGAAAAGAATTAACAATTAAAGGTTCATGGATGAATTATTCAAAACCTTGGCCAGGCAATGAATGGACAGAAGCGTTAGAATTGTTAAGAAAAGGAGCCATTATTGTTGAAGATTTGATAGGTAAATATGTTACACTTGATACTTTTGAAACAATTTTAGAAGATTATAAAAATAGAAAAATTTCAGGCAAAATTGTAGTTAAGGTTTCAGAAATATAA